One Mya arenaria isolate MELC-2E11 chromosome 5, ASM2691426v1 genomic window carries:
- the LOC128234031 gene encoding uncharacterized protein LOC128234031 isoform X2, translating to MASDDKGPGLKAFMMPVRISQAGAQSSSQAKIAVSPGGTQHIMTTQGLNVPGGGQSNTIIIIPASDQSQGGEHVVQLMAPDSVGEHVQVATTPTATAEVQTLYTTQHSPVKRVVAMTPESRAAALDKIRQANRERLQQGDAKPPSTGRGSTPTHYVKAAKPGGGTQRVIYRIGEGEAASAPSIDPSLLITEDSRKQSKDQRTLTLPPIGMAQCETQNICIEIEVDNELNVGELESCRLKNGKTKFFFKISKQQIHLKATEHFTRQKQKITVTPVPKRKLPSEDFDMYDDLDDYDDDEEIEEKEAKKPAAKKMKLPIKVIKAEKGVFEESGGADNDGGDSVKDKKVVIEPLPYEIKDDGTYEAEEDEAFDDEAGDDDDDFEEEVAEAESKTSKPVTRKGKKMADSTQQTGIVTKRAAPKKTPAKRKGRKALVDEDGNPEVRSLTKAVPKSLAEEDEGEDGTPKRTYFRTNAYAKNDKFLVLREGGKRVFECKECGFKTKYNQSIVDHTRIHTDEKPFECGVCFKRFNNHSNLNAHLSIHYEARPFECDICDYKCKLKSTLNTHRKRHYQPDKVFVCELCGKESTQKTVHERHMQIHSDERNYQCGECGKRFKDKYQVNRHMYIHTGGGKNECYICGEKFARVDYWRKHLASKHGEEVEQIKKRLVRVDEVIKEEQSGESEEDEEEMEEEEEGEYQEMREVQTADGQTNYVISNVEGGGQEIRYLQEEDEQDGQIQVHIVTVDSENPEGQEIGSDVEYEFEISEQPEGEGETGQQQVTTVPEPEGIDNE from the exons GTAGTTCAGCTGATGGCTCCAGACAGTGTTGGTGAACATGTACAGGTGGCCACCACACCTACAGCGACTGCTGAGGTACAGACCCTATACACTACACAACATTCTCCTGTCAAACGAGTCGTGGCCATGACCCCGGAGTCCCGAGCTGCTGCCTTGGACAAGATTCGACAAGCAAATAGGGAGAGGCTTCAACAAGGAGATGCGAAGCCCCCGTCAACTGGGAGGGGGTCAACGCCAACTCACTACGTGAAGGCAGCAAAACCGGGCGGTGGGACACAGAGGGTGATTTATCGAATTGGGGAAGGTGAGGCTGCGTCGGCTCCAAGCATTGATCCATCTCTGCTGATAACAGAAGATTCAAGGAAACAGTCTAAGGACCAGAGGACTCTCACGCTCCCTCCTATAGGCATGGCTCAGTGTGAAACACAGAACATTTGTATAGAGATTGAGGTGGACAATGAGTTAAATGTTGGCGAGTTGGAAAGCTGTAGATTGAAGAATGGGAAAACGAAATTCTTCTTTAAAATCTCTAAACAACAGATTCATTTGAAAGCAACTGAGCATTTTACAAGACAGAAGCAGAAGATAACGGTCACGCCAGTTCCAAAGAGAAAGCTCCCTTCAGAAGATTTTGATATGTATGACGATTtggatgattatgatgatgatgaggaaaTTGAAGAAAAGGAAGCGAAAAAGCCAGCTGCAAAGAAAATGAAGCTTCCCATTAAAGTCATAAAGGCTGAGAAAGGTGTCTTTGAAGAGTCTGGTGGTGCTGACAATGACGGGGGTGATTCAGTGAAAGATAAAAAGGTTGTCATTGAGCCATTGCCTTATGAGATCAAAGATGATGGTACATATGAAGCGGAGGAGGATGAAGCATTTGATGATGAGGCTGGAGATGACGATGATGACTTTGAAGAAGAGGTCGCTGAAGCAGAATCCAAAACGTCTAAACCTGTAACAAGAAAAGGAAAGAAAATGGCGGATTCCACTCAACAAACTGGAATAGTAACTAAAAGGGCAGCCCCAAAGAAGACACCCGCTAAACGGAAAGGGCGTAAAGCGCTTGTGGACGAAGATGGTAACCCAGAAGTAAGGTCTCTTACAAAGGCAGTTCCAAAGAGCCTTGCAGAGGAGGATGAGGGGGAGGATGGTACACCGAAGCGAACATACTTCCGGACGAACGCATATGCTAAGAATGACAAGTTCCTGGTCCTGCGGGAAGGAG GCAAGAGAGTGTTCGAGTGTAAAGAATGTGGCTTCAAGACCAAGTATAACCAGAGTATTGTGGACCATACACGCATTCACACAGACGAGAAACCATTTGAATGCGGAGTATGCTTCAAACGCTTCAACAACCACTCAAATCTGAATGCTCATCTCTCCATCCATTACGAGGCGCGCCCGTTCGAATGTGATATCTGCGACTACAAGTGTAAGCTGAAGTCAACGCTAAACACACATCGCAAGCGACACTACCAGCCAGATAAAGTGTTTGTTTGCGAACTGTGCGGAAAGGAGAGCACGCAAAAGACCGTGCATGAGCGTCACATGCAGATTCACTCCGATGAGCGTAATTACCAGTGTGGGGAATGCGGAAAACGATTTAAGGATAAGTACCAGGTGAATCGCCACATGTATATTCACACTGGAGGAGGGAAGAACGAGTGCTACATCTGCGGAGAGAAATTTGCGCGAGTCGACTACTGGCGTAAACATTTGGCCAGTAAACATGGAGAGGAAGTTGAACAAATTAAAAAGAGGCTTGTGCGTGTCGATGAGGTCATTAAGGAAGAACAAAGTGGGGAAAGTGAAGAAGACGAGGAAGAGATGGAAGAAGAGGAGGAAGGAGAATATCAAGAAATGCGTGAAGTACAGACAGCAGATGGCCAAACAAACTATGTCATTTCCAATGTGGAGGGAGGAGGTCAGGAGATCCGGTACTTACAGGAGGAAGATGAACAGGACGGGCAGATTCAGGTTCATATTGTAACTGTCGATTCGGAAAATCCGGAAGGGCAGGAGATTGGCTCCGATGTAGAGTATGAGTTTGAAATCTCAGAGCAGCCTGAAGGGGAAGGGGAGACTGGACAACAGCAAGTGACTACTGTACCGGAGCCGGAGGGTATTGACAATGAGTAA